In Paenibacillus phoenicis, one genomic interval encodes:
- a CDS encoding tetratricopeptide repeat protein, whose protein sequence is MSKIFLFFLLSWLLGNPFLAIIVLLLILYFIDRRYVGLFPSLSKPIKRSHNIGRLRQQLAASPFDVSAKRELARLLLERKKYAEAHRLLEEAKDFSESSAEFWDDLGTACLGLGRIKEGEAHILHALSLNERVKYGQPYLRLASAFRERDPQKALQYAARFGEIQSSSSEAYYLLGCLYQSLGSKEEAKRAYKESIEVYRSLPKYKKRQERGWALRSFLKRSTLG, encoded by the coding sequence ATGAGTAAGATATTCCTGTTTTTTCTCTTGTCTTGGCTGCTAGGCAATCCGTTTCTCGCCATCATCGTCTTGCTCCTCATCCTTTACTTCATTGATCGGCGATATGTTGGGTTGTTTCCGAGCCTGAGCAAACCGATCAAACGCAGCCACAATATAGGTCGTCTCCGGCAGCAGTTGGCCGCAAGCCCCTTCGACGTCTCTGCCAAACGCGAGCTTGCCCGCTTACTGCTGGAACGCAAGAAATATGCCGAAGCTCATCGCTTGCTCGAAGAGGCGAAGGACTTCTCTGAGTCGTCGGCAGAGTTTTGGGATGACCTCGGGACGGCCTGTTTAGGACTGGGACGGATCAAGGAAGGGGAAGCGCATATTTTGCACGCCCTAAGCCTGAACGAACGGGTGAAATACGGTCAACCTTACCTGCGCCTCGCCTCCGCCTTCCGTGAGCGAGATCCGCAGAAAGCGCTGCAATACGCCGCGCGGTTTGGCGAAATCCAATCCTCCTCCAGTGAAGCGTATTATTTGCTTGGCTGCTTGTATCAGTCGCTGGGCAGCAAGGAAGAGGCAAAACGCGCTTACAAGGAGTCGATTGAGGTGTACCGTTCTCTACCGAAATATAAGAAGCGTCAAGAGCGCGGATGGGCGCTGCGCAGCTTCCTCAAACGCAGCACGCTTGGTTAA
- a CDS encoding glycoside hydrolase family 73 protein, translating to MRLDKNGFIQKIAPLAVASSKESRIPASLTIAQAVLESNWGTSRLAVQGNNLFGLKGTGPAGSLILPTTEYRGGKAVTVNAAFRKYRSWAESIADHARLLSAPRYAGAIGKTGPEAARAVAAAGYATDPQYANKLIQLMNTYSLTQYDATKGDEPMTAEEKKQFAALQDLVQAQAKKIAELEKWTKPGIPAWAKEAVEAAVKYSKDDPLLMNPEQGSVDFYRIITVMHRRGLFDKGI from the coding sequence ATGCGATTGGATAAAAACGGGTTTATTCAGAAAATCGCCCCCCTTGCCGTCGCCAGCTCGAAGGAAAGCAGGATTCCGGCTTCATTGACGATCGCCCAAGCCGTTTTGGAATCGAACTGGGGGACCAGTCGTCTTGCTGTCCAAGGCAATAACCTGTTTGGGTTAAAAGGCACCGGTCCGGCAGGCAGCTTGATTCTGCCCACAACCGAGTATCGGGGCGGCAAAGCGGTGACGGTGAACGCGGCTTTTCGCAAATACCGGTCATGGGCAGAATCGATTGCGGATCACGCCCGTTTATTATCGGCGCCGCGCTATGCCGGGGCGATTGGAAAGACAGGTCCGGAAGCGGCGCGGGCCGTTGCAGCGGCCGGATACGCGACGGATCCGCAATATGCCAACAAACTGATCCAGTTGATGAATACCTACAGCTTGACGCAATATGATGCAACGAAGGGAGATGAACCGATGACTGCAGAGGAGAAAAAACAATTTGCAGCGCTTCAAGACCTCGTCCAAGCGCAGGCGAAGAAAATCGCCGAGTTGGAGAAATGGACAAAGCCGGGGATTCCCGCCTGGGCCAAGGAAGCGGTGGAGGCGGCGGTGAAATACAGCAAGGACGATCCGCTGTTGATGAACCCGGAGCAGGGCAGCGTGGATTTTTACCGAATCATTACCGTGATGCACCGTCGGGGCTTGTTTGACAAGGGGATATAA
- the rsmD gene encoding 16S rRNA (guanine(966)-N(2))-methyltransferase RsmD, whose protein sequence is MRVISGRARGRSLKAVPGMGTRPTTDKVKEAIFSMIGPYFDGGSALDLFAGTGGLGIEALSRGMDKAVFIDKDFKSIETIRQNLKATGFETMAEVYKNDAERALKALAKREASFDLVFLDPPYRLKHGDALMTQMDELQLLKPEATIVLEYEASYVYPERFGPFVQIRKAEYGETSVSIYTYDTELNTVQTDDQEEKQHE, encoded by the coding sequence ATGAGAGTTATTTCGGGCCGAGCCCGGGGCAGGTCGCTCAAAGCCGTACCCGGCATGGGGACCAGGCCAACCACAGACAAAGTCAAAGAAGCGATATTCAGCATGATCGGTCCGTATTTCGACGGCGGCTCCGCGCTGGACTTGTTTGCCGGAACCGGCGGTCTCGGGATTGAGGCGTTAAGTCGCGGCATGGACAAGGCGGTGTTTATCGATAAAGATTTTAAGAGCATTGAGACGATCCGTCAGAATTTGAAGGCGACCGGATTCGAGACCATGGCTGAAGTCTACAAAAACGACGCTGAACGTGCGCTGAAAGCTCTGGCGAAACGGGAGGCGTCATTTGATCTGGTGTTCTTGGATCCGCCGTACCGCCTGAAACACGGGGATGCGCTGATGACCCAGATGGACGAGCTGCAGCTGCTCAAGCCGGAGGCCACGATCGTGCTCGAATACGAAGCCTCGTATGTTTATCCTGAGCGGTTTGGGCCTTTTGTGCAAATACGTAAAGCGGAATACGGGGAGACTTCCGTATCCATTTATACTTACGATACCGAGTTGAACACGGTTCAAACCGACGATCAGGAGGAAAAACAACATGAGTGA
- the coaD gene encoding pantetheine-phosphate adenylyltransferase produces MSEQRQPRVAVYPGSFDPVTKGHMDIIQRASRQFDKLIVAVLNNLSKKPLFTVDERKALLREVTGHLPNVEIDSFRDLLVNYMDYKQAHVIVRGIRSVTDFEYELQLASTNHKLNSEVETIFMMTHPKYSYLSSSVVKEIASFHGDVSDLVPPEVEMALREKFKDKLGPS; encoded by the coding sequence ATGAGTGAACAGCGGCAACCGCGAGTGGCGGTATATCCGGGCAGCTTTGATCCTGTAACGAAAGGGCATATGGACATCATCCAGCGGGCCTCGCGCCAGTTTGACAAGCTGATCGTGGCCGTGCTGAACAATTTGAGCAAGAAGCCGTTATTTACGGTCGATGAGCGCAAGGCCTTGCTCAGAGAGGTGACCGGGCATCTTCCTAATGTCGAAATTGACAGCTTCCGGGATCTGCTGGTCAATTACATGGACTACAAACAAGCCCATGTGATCGTCCGGGGCATTCGCTCCGTCACCGACTTTGAATATGAGCTGCAGCTGGCTTCTACGAATCATAAGCTGAACAGTGAGGTGGAGACGATCTTTATGATGACGCATCCCAAATATTCGTATTTGAGCTCCAGCGTCGTCAAGGAGATAGCCAGCTTCCACGGCGATGTCAGCGATCTCGTTCCGCCGGAGGTTGAGATGGCGTTGCGTGAGAAGTTCAAGGATAAGCTGGGGCCGAGCTAA
- a CDS encoding nucleoside recognition domain-containing protein: protein MNFQRLAASPLSTWLTGFLAVLVVICVVYAPGEAFKASGEGLAIWWRIVFPALLPFVVLSQMLIASGFAHGLGTLLEPLTRRVLGLPGSYGWVLPLGMTAGFPAAAEAAVTLHKQGKVTAREAERLAAAAHFCSPMLLVVVIGAGFLSRPEVGLLLLAVHWIAGLAAGVTLQLVFPDRSKSAVSPPVKPAARPRESILRLAMRRMEEARREDGRSFGKLLGDAVASGVQTLMIIGGYMLIFAVVIHVILLAFPNQTMAVAVKSALEVHLGSYALSGLAPSLPPALSASLLGAVLGWSGLCAYLQVRAILGPAGIGERSFLLSRLLHAAYAYVLTLLLWKPVTRWLPSVLPAFGGSEASPIGSDTPAVKLPSWQQAFGVMEWQLWMLTLLTVGFLSIALLWRRQEKP from the coding sequence ATGAACTTCCAACGTTTGGCCGCCAGCCCGCTCTCCACGTGGCTAACCGGATTTTTGGCCGTTTTGGTCGTCATCTGCGTCGTATATGCCCCCGGCGAAGCGTTTAAAGCTTCGGGGGAAGGCTTAGCCATTTGGTGGCGCATCGTGTTCCCAGCCTTGCTGCCGTTTGTCGTCCTGTCGCAAATGCTCATCGCCTCCGGGTTCGCCCACGGGCTGGGCACGCTGCTGGAACCTCTCACCCGCCGCGTTCTGGGCCTTCCCGGCTCCTACGGCTGGGTGTTGCCGCTTGGGATGACAGCCGGCTTCCCTGCCGCAGCCGAAGCTGCGGTGACCCTGCATAAGCAGGGCAAGGTCACCGCGCGTGAAGCCGAACGTCTCGCCGCGGCAGCTCACTTCTGCAGCCCGATGCTGCTCGTCGTTGTGATTGGCGCAGGCTTCTTAAGCCGCCCTGAGGTCGGCTTGCTCTTGCTCGCCGTGCACTGGATTGCCGGCCTCGCCGCCGGCGTTACGCTGCAGTTGGTGTTCCCAGACCGCTCGAAATCAGCGGTGTCTCCGCCGGTAAAGCCTGCAGCCAGGCCGCGTGAATCCATCCTGCGCCTGGCCATGCGCCGGATGGAGGAGGCCCGCCGCGAAGACGGCCGCAGCTTTGGCAAGCTGCTGGGCGACGCGGTCGCCTCGGGCGTTCAAACGCTGATGATTATCGGCGGATATATGCTTATTTTCGCAGTCGTGATTCACGTTATTCTGCTCGCGTTCCCTAATCAAACAATGGCCGTTGCAGTGAAAAGCGCTCTCGAGGTCCATTTAGGCTCCTATGCCCTGTCCGGGCTGGCCCCTTCCCTTCCTCCGGCCCTCAGCGCCTCGTTACTGGGTGCGGTGCTAGGGTGGAGCGGCCTATGCGCTTACCTGCAAGTGCGTGCCATCCTCGGCCCCGCAGGCATCGGAGAACGGTCGTTCCTGCTCAGCCGTCTGCTCCATGCAGCTTATGCTTATGTCCTGACCCTGCTGCTGTGGAAGCCGGTCACCCGCTGGCTGCCAAGCGTTCTCCCCGCATTTGGCGGCAGCGAAGCCTCCCCAATAGGAAGCGACACCCCGGCCGTCAAGCTGCCCAGCTGGCAGCAAGCGTTCGGGGTGATGGAATGGCAGCTGTGGATGCTGACATTGCTGACGGTTGGCTTCTTGTCCATCGCGCTCCTGTGGCGGCGACAAGAGAAACCTTAA
- a CDS encoding SepM family pheromone-processing serine protease: MRPSRAKALKSGLYVLILAVIVYVVAYMSTPYMINQPGTAEEIKPMVSIPSGDPEEKGTFMLTTVSVSYANVWMLAAARFNKHAEIVKKEADRNDEEYETQQRYYMSSSQSNAIMAAYNKAGVKYDIVPEYVFIFGLSKDSPPKGDIHSGDIIREVKGQPVKRFEELGALLQDNQPGDVVDVRLERGGKTIDQQVELVEIKSADGVRKVGLGVSVGELRKVQAADQAKEVKFADTRIGGPSAGLMFTLEIYNQLTPGDLSKGYRVAGTGTIAEDGTVGAIGGVQFKIVASDREKAEIFFVPEANYKVAKAKAEEIGSKMKLVPVKKLDDALDYLASLEPKAS; encoded by the coding sequence ATGCGACCATCCAGAGCCAAAGCGTTAAAATCGGGACTGTATGTGCTGATCCTTGCGGTGATCGTCTATGTTGTCGCCTACATGTCTACCCCGTATATGATCAATCAGCCGGGGACGGCAGAGGAAATCAAACCGATGGTTTCCATCCCGTCGGGAGATCCCGAGGAAAAAGGCACTTTTATGCTGACCACGGTTTCCGTCAGTTACGCCAACGTTTGGATGTTGGCGGCGGCTCGCTTCAACAAGCATGCCGAGATCGTGAAGAAGGAAGCGGATCGCAATGACGAGGAGTACGAAACGCAGCAGCGGTATTACATGAGCAGCTCCCAATCGAATGCGATCATGGCGGCTTATAATAAAGCCGGCGTCAAGTACGATATCGTCCCGGAGTACGTGTTTATCTTCGGCTTGTCTAAGGATAGCCCGCCCAAGGGGGATATTCATTCCGGGGATATTATTCGAGAGGTAAAGGGACAGCCGGTCAAACGGTTTGAGGAGCTCGGCGCCCTGCTGCAGGACAATCAACCGGGGGATGTGGTCGATGTCCGCCTGGAACGCGGCGGCAAAACGATCGACCAGCAGGTGGAGCTCGTGGAGATCAAATCGGCTGACGGCGTGCGCAAGGTCGGTTTAGGCGTATCGGTAGGCGAGCTGCGGAAGGTACAGGCAGCGGATCAGGCCAAGGAAGTGAAGTTTGCTGACACGCGGATCGGCGGTCCATCGGCCGGCTTGATGTTTACGCTTGAGATTTATAATCAGTTGACGCCGGGGGACTTGAGCAAAGGCTACCGGGTGGCCGGCACCGGCACCATCGCCGAAGACGGCACCGTGGGAGCGATCGGCGGCGTCCAGTTCAAGATCGTGGCGTCGGATCGGGAGAAGGCGGAAATATTTTTTGTTCCGGAGGCAAATTATAAGGTTGCGAAGGCCAAAGCAGAAGAAATCGGTTCGAAGATGAAGCTCGTCCCGGTGAAGAAGCTGGACGATGCCTTGGATTATTTGGCTTCGTTGGAGCCGAAGGCGTCATAA
- a CDS encoding nucleotidyltransferase, translating to MKIVGIIVEYNPLHNGHAYHFAEAKRLTQADAVIAVMSGDFLQRGEPALVDKWARAEMALRLGVDVVLELPVAYAAQPAEWFAYGAVALLDATGITTHLCFGSEAGALTALLPLAERLAAEPQALRAALAEELATGASYPAAYAAAAARTLGGSAADTCAAQALLEQPNNSLGLHYLIALRRLGSGIAPATVRRRAAGYGDVAPTDASIASATAVRRLIAGGGLAAAAPYLPPFTAEVLAREFAAGRGPVTWESLAAPLFHQLLLASPEQLAALHEVTEGLEYRIKKTLPRLAEPTVAELLAQLKTKRYTHTKLQRTLLHILLQHPRELLAPEALAQGPGYLRVLGFSAAGQQLLKRMKQTARLPIITRAAELEHPQLNLDIRAAAVYANAMPKRSAEELLREYRQAPIRLTD from the coding sequence TTGAAGATCGTAGGGATCATCGTTGAATATAATCCGCTGCATAACGGTCACGCCTACCATTTCGCCGAGGCCAAGCGACTGACTCAGGCGGACGCGGTCATCGCCGTGATGAGCGGCGATTTCCTGCAGCGCGGCGAGCCGGCGCTTGTCGACAAGTGGGCGCGGGCCGAGATGGCCCTCCGCCTCGGGGTCGACGTGGTGCTGGAGCTGCCGGTCGCCTACGCGGCCCAGCCGGCGGAGTGGTTCGCCTACGGAGCCGTGGCGTTGCTGGATGCGACGGGGATCACGACGCATCTGTGCTTCGGCAGCGAAGCCGGCGCGCTGACGGCGCTGCTGCCGCTGGCCGAGCGGCTGGCCGCCGAACCGCAAGCGCTGCGGGCGGCCCTCGCGGAGGAGCTCGCCACCGGGGCGAGCTACCCCGCGGCCTATGCGGCCGCAGCCGCGCGTACGCTCGGCGGCAGCGCCGCCGATACGTGCGCAGCGCAAGCGCTGCTGGAGCAGCCCAACAACAGTTTGGGGCTGCACTACCTGATCGCGCTGCGGCGGCTGGGCAGCGGCATCGCGCCGGCCACCGTCCGGCGCCGGGCCGCGGGATACGGCGATGTCGCGCCAACGGACGCGAGCATCGCCAGCGCCACCGCCGTGCGGCGGCTGATCGCCGGCGGCGGCCTTGCCGCGGCCGCGCCGTATCTCCCGCCGTTCACGGCGGAGGTCCTCGCCCGCGAGTTCGCGGCGGGACGCGGGCCCGTGACGTGGGAGAGCTTGGCCGCGCCGCTCTTCCATCAGCTGCTCCTGGCGTCTCCGGAGCAGCTGGCCGCCCTTCACGAGGTGACCGAAGGGCTGGAATACCGGATCAAAAAGACGCTGCCCCGCTTGGCAGAGCCCACCGTCGCCGAGCTGCTCGCGCAGCTCAAGACGAAACGCTACACGCATACGAAACTGCAGCGCACGCTGCTGCATATTCTCTTGCAGCATCCCCGCGAGTTGCTGGCGCCAGAGGCGCTCGCTCAAGGCCCGGGGTATCTGCGCGTGCTTGGCTTTAGCGCGGCCGGGCAGCAACTGCTGAAGCGGATGAAACAAACGGCCCGGCTGCCGATCATCACCCGGGCTGCTGAATTGGAGCACCCGCAGCTGAATCTCGACATTCGGGCCGCTGCCGTATATGCGAATGCTATGCCAAAGCGCAGCGCGGAGGAGCTGCTGCGCGAGTACCGTCAGGCGCCCATTCGCCTAACGGATTGA
- a CDS encoding YceD family protein: MIIHLRQVNSSGAPVKIHQALDVSHVVKGRRDITAISPLQVDLQAEAAGGDVVDVKGQLTAELDMTCSRCLKPLKQVVQAEFSESFKQGDDPETDVQAQEEDDDLHYVADDKVDLVPYVEETLLLHLPYAALCEESCKGLCPVCGTDRNERDCGCNTDKIDPRLAALGDFFKK; this comes from the coding sequence ATGATTATTCATTTACGTCAGGTGAACTCGTCCGGAGCTCCGGTGAAGATTCATCAAGCCTTGGACGTAAGCCATGTCGTTAAAGGTCGCAGGGACATTACCGCGATCAGTCCGCTTCAGGTCGATTTGCAGGCGGAAGCCGCAGGCGGAGACGTTGTCGATGTCAAAGGCCAGCTGACTGCAGAGCTCGATATGACCTGTTCCCGGTGTCTGAAGCCCTTGAAGCAGGTCGTGCAAGCGGAGTTTTCAGAAAGCTTCAAACAAGGCGACGATCCCGAGACAGACGTACAGGCGCAGGAAGAAGACGATGACTTGCATTATGTCGCCGACGACAAAGTCGATCTGGTGCCGTACGTGGAAGAGACGCTGTTGCTTCATCTTCCGTATGCCGCTCTGTGCGAGGAATCTTGCAAAGGGCTGTGCCCGGTTTGCGGAACGGATCGGAACGAGCGGGATTGCGGCTGCAATACGGATAAGATCGATCCGCGACTCGCAGCGCTCGGCGATTTTTTCAAAAAATAA
- the rpmF gene encoding 50S ribosomal protein L32: MAVPQRRTSKTRRDKRRTHFKLAVPGMVKCEQCGELKLAHHVCKVCGTYKSREIIGQ, encoded by the coding sequence ATGGCAGTACCTCAACGGAGAACGTCCAAAACGCGCCGCGACAAACGCCGCACGCATTTCAAATTGGCTGTGCCGGGCATGGTAAAATGTGAACAATGCGGAGAATTGAAGCTTGCTCACCACGTTTGCAAAGTTTGCGGAACTTACAAATCGAGAGAAATCATTGGCCAATAA
- the fapR gene encoding transcription factor FapR, with product MPKRARQQQLVQMIEANPFITDQELTRQLKVSIQTIRLDRMELGIPELRERMKLMAERSYDQVRSLPLHEVIGEIVDLQLDKSGISIFEIREEHVFSRTGIARGHHVFAQANSLAVAVINDEIALTFSADIRFIRSVHLGEKCIAKAYVRPNSGQKGKAKVEVFTYVGEEMVFQGNFVIYRSTGEDTSEGGRSQHENRH from the coding sequence TTGCCGAAGCGGGCGAGGCAGCAGCAGCTCGTCCAAATGATTGAAGCCAACCCGTTTATTACGGACCAAGAGCTGACCCGTCAGCTGAAAGTCAGCATTCAGACGATCCGTCTTGACCGCATGGAGCTGGGCATCCCAGAGCTTCGGGAGCGGATGAAGCTGATGGCGGAACGGTCGTACGACCAGGTTCGTTCCTTGCCGCTGCATGAGGTCATCGGGGAAATCGTCGATCTGCAGCTGGACAAGAGCGGGATCTCCATCTTTGAAATCCGCGAGGAGCATGTGTTCTCCCGAACAGGGATCGCCCGTGGACACCATGTGTTCGCGCAGGCGAACTCCTTGGCGGTGGCTGTGATCAACGATGAAATCGCTTTGACGTTCTCTGCAGACATCCGGTTTATCCGTTCGGTGCATCTCGGAGAGAAATGCATTGCGAAAGCTTATGTAAGACCTAATTCCGGCCAAAAAGGCAAAGCCAAGGTTGAGGTCTTTACTTACGTAGGCGAAGAAATGGTATTCCAGGGGAATTTCGTCATCTACCGGTCCACCGGGGAGGACACTTCAGAAGGAGGAAGAAGTCAGCATGAGAATCGCCATTGA
- the plsX gene encoding phosphate acyltransferase PlsX — MRIAIDAMGGDHAPQSTVEGALAAAKEWGDTEIILVGNEQVLKPMLQGAPANLRIYHASEVIEAEDEPVKAVRRKKDASMVVAGRLVREGEAEAMISAGNTGALMTTGLLVVGRMEGIERPALAPMIPTVDERGVLALDLGANMDAKPEHLAQYALMGSIYREKVHGINKPRVGLLNVGTEAKKGNELTKAAFPLLTSMPINFVGNVEARDILTGACDVLVCDGFAGNILLKSLEGTAGTMFSILKKEFSKSLKNKLAAAVLMPSLRGLKKTLDYKEHGGAPLLGLSGLVVKGHGSSDGGAIKNAVRQARTALQSKLTESIAREISGE; from the coding sequence ATGAGAATCGCCATTGATGCGATGGGCGGGGATCACGCGCCGCAGAGCACGGTTGAGGGTGCGCTGGCCGCAGCCAAGGAATGGGGCGATACCGAAATCATTCTGGTTGGTAATGAGCAAGTGCTGAAGCCGATGCTCCAGGGAGCGCCGGCAAATTTACGAATCTATCACGCGTCCGAAGTGATTGAAGCGGAGGACGAGCCGGTCAAGGCAGTTCGCCGCAAAAAGGACGCCTCAATGGTTGTCGCCGGACGGCTTGTCCGCGAAGGGGAAGCCGAGGCGATGATCTCCGCCGGCAACACCGGTGCGCTGATGACCACGGGTCTGCTGGTGGTCGGGCGGATGGAGGGGATCGAGCGGCCCGCGTTGGCGCCGATGATCCCGACTGTTGACGAGCGTGGAGTGTTAGCGCTCGACCTCGGTGCCAACATGGACGCCAAGCCGGAGCATCTGGCGCAGTATGCGCTGATGGGCAGCATCTATCGCGAGAAGGTGCACGGCATCAACAAACCGCGGGTGGGTCTGCTGAATGTCGGCACCGAAGCGAAGAAAGGAAACGAGCTCACCAAAGCGGCTTTCCCGCTGCTTACGTCGATGCCGATCAACTTTGTTGGGAACGTGGAAGCCCGGGACATCTTGACCGGAGCTTGCGACGTGCTGGTGTGTGACGGCTTTGCGGGAAATATTTTGCTGAAATCGCTGGAAGGTACGGCGGGCACAATGTTTTCGATTCTGAAGAAGGAATTTTCGAAATCGTTGAAGAACAAGCTGGCTGCAGCTGTGTTAATGCCGTCGCTGCGCGGCTTGAAGAAGACGCTTGATTACAAGGAGCATGGCGGAGCGCCGCTTCTGGGATTAAGCGGGTTGGTCGTGAAGGGACATGGCTCCTCTGACGGAGGGGCCATTAAGAACGCTGTACGCCAAGCGCGAACGGCGCTGCAAAGCAAATTGACGGAGAGTATAGCACGTGAAATCAGCGGGGAGTGA
- a CDS encoding beta-ketoacyl-ACP synthase III yields MTKLRSVGIIGTGKYVPEKVLTNADLEKIVDTNDEWIVSRTGIKERHIAAPDQASSDLAYEAAVRALDSAGLRAEELDLIIVATITPDMAFPSTACILQDKLGAKKAAAFDLSAACSGFVYGMATANGFIQTGMYRNALVIGVDTLSRITDYTDRNTCVLFGDGAGAVVLGEVPEGRGFLSFDLGAEGAGGELLKLEAGGSRLPASEATVADRKHYIYMNGREVFKFAVRVMGTATEEVLRKAGKTKEDIDLFVPHQANIRIIQSARERLNLPEEKCVINVDKYANTSAASIPLALVEAAEDGRMKEGDTILLVGFGGGLTWGASVLVW; encoded by the coding sequence GTGACAAAATTACGTTCGGTTGGAATTATCGGGACCGGGAAATACGTTCCGGAGAAGGTGCTGACGAATGCCGATTTGGAGAAAATCGTAGATACGAACGACGAATGGATCGTTTCGCGTACAGGAATTAAAGAACGGCATATCGCCGCACCGGACCAAGCGTCCTCCGACTTGGCTTATGAAGCGGCCGTTCGGGCGTTGGATTCCGCGGGTTTGCGGGCTGAGGAGCTGGATTTGATCATCGTGGCTACAATTACCCCGGACATGGCGTTCCCTTCGACCGCCTGCATTTTGCAGGATAAGCTCGGTGCGAAAAAGGCGGCCGCCTTTGATTTGTCCGCTGCTTGCTCGGGGTTTGTCTACGGGATGGCCACCGCCAACGGATTCATTCAGACCGGAATGTACCGGAATGCACTGGTGATCGGTGTGGATACCTTGTCCCGCATCACGGATTATACGGACCGGAACACTTGCGTCTTGTTTGGGGACGGAGCCGGGGCTGTCGTTCTCGGCGAGGTGCCGGAAGGCCGCGGGTTTTTGTCCTTCGATCTCGGCGCGGAAGGGGCCGGCGGTGAGTTGCTGAAGCTCGAAGCGGGCGGTTCCCGGCTTCCGGCTTCGGAGGCGACTGTGGCGGATCGCAAGCATTACATTTATATGAATGGCCGCGAGGTGTTCAAGTTTGCCGTACGCGTGATGGGAACGGCAACCGAAGAAGTGCTGCGCAAAGCAGGGAAGACCAAAGAGGACATCGATCTCTTTGTCCCTCACCAGGCGAATATCCGAATCATCCAATCGGCGAGGGAGCGTCTGAATCTGCCGGAGGAGAAATGCGTGATCAATGTGGATAAATACGCCAACACTTCGGCGGCTTCGATCCCGCTGGCTCTGGTTGAAGCGGCAGAGGATGGACGCATGAAGGAAGGCGACACCATCCTGCTGGTTGGCTTCGGGGGCGGATTAACCTGGGGCGCATCCGTACTCGTATGGTAA
- the fabD gene encoding ACP S-malonyltransferase yields MGKIAFVFPGQGSQSVGMGKDIYDALPEARARFEAADEQLDFKLTDLIFGGPDTELKQTANTQPALLTTSVALYEAFAAKGFQPDYVAGHSLGEYSALTAAGVLNFEDAVKLVRARGEYMEQAVPGGQGAMAAVLGGERDALAKLCADITAGGALVELANVNCPGQIVVSGSREGVDLVIERVKEIGAKRAIPLEVSGPFHSSLMKTAAERLGERLAAASFSDAKVPVVANVTARPVQSGAEIAELLVRQVYSPVLWEDSVSWLLSQGVDTFVEIGPGSVLTGLIKKIDKSARLFNVSGLDSLEQTAAALTE; encoded by the coding sequence ATGGGCAAAATCGCTTTTGTTTTTCCGGGACAGGGTTCCCAAAGCGTTGGAATGGGCAAGGATATATATGACGCGCTGCCGGAGGCGCGGGCGCGGTTTGAAGCTGCGGATGAGCAGCTTGACTTCAAGCTCACCGATCTGATCTTCGGCGGCCCGGATACGGAGCTGAAGCAAACGGCCAATACGCAGCCTGCGCTCTTAACGACTAGCGTGGCGTTGTATGAGGCGTTTGCGGCCAAAGGCTTTCAGCCGGACTATGTAGCCGGCCACAGCCTGGGGGAATACAGCGCGCTGACCGCAGCCGGCGTTCTTAACTTCGAAGATGCCGTGAAGCTTGTACGTGCGCGCGGTGAATATATGGAACAAGCGGTGCCGGGCGGGCAAGGCGCGATGGCAGCCGTCCTTGGCGGCGAACGGGACGCGCTTGCCAAGCTGTGCGCCGACATTACCGCCGGCGGTGCGCTAGTTGAGCTGGCGAATGTGAACTGCCCTGGGCAGATTGTGGTCTCGGGAAGCCGAGAAGGGGTTGACCTCGTCATTGAGCGGGTGAAGGAAATCGGGGCCAAACGGGCGATTCCCCTGGAGGTCAGCGGACCGTTCCACTCTTCTTTGATGAAGACGGCTGCGGAACGGCTGGGCGAACGGCTGGCCGCCGCTTCGTTCAGCGATGCCAAGGTGCCGGTTGTCGCTAATGTGACGGCTCGTCCCGTACAAAGCGGGGCAGAGATTGCCGAATTGCTGGTTCGTCAAGTTTATTCTCCTGTGCTTTGGGAGGATAGCGTGAGTTGGCTCCTTTCCCAAGGCGTGGATACGTTCGTAGAGATCGGGCCTGGCAGCGTCTTAACCGGATTAATCAAAAAAATCGATAAATCGGCGCGGCTGTTTAACGTTAGCGGATTGGACAGCCTGGAACAAACGGCTGCAGCTTTAACCGAATAG